The Nocardia sp. BMG111209 genome includes a window with the following:
- the argC gene encoding N-acetyl-gamma-glutamyl-phosphate reductase, whose amino-acid sequence MADTSGGPVLRVAVAGASGYAGGEVLRLLLGHPAYRAGRLEIGALTAGSNAGSTLGALQPHLLPLADRVLAETTPEVLAGHDVVFLGLPHGQSAAVARLLPESTVIIDCGADFRLTDAAAWEKYYKSEHAGSWPYGLPELPGGRDRLRGATRIAVPGCYPTVSSLALAPAVAAGLVEPAVTVVAVSGTSGAGRKLDVGLLGSEVMGSARAYSIAGAHRHTPEIAQNLKLAAASGGAETDIAVSFTPVLAPMPRGILATCTAALRPGVDAAQARAVYEKAYADEPFIHLLPEGVLPQTGSVLGSNAITLQVAVDADAGQLVVIGAVDNLTKGTAGAAVQSMNLALGFDETAGLTTVGVAP is encoded by the coding sequence ATGGCGGATACCTCGGGTGGGCCCGTGTTGCGGGTCGCGGTGGCCGGTGCGAGCGGTTATGCGGGCGGCGAAGTGCTGCGCCTGCTCCTCGGACATCCAGCGTACCGAGCGGGGCGCCTCGAGATCGGGGCGCTGACCGCGGGGTCGAATGCCGGCAGCACGCTCGGGGCGTTGCAGCCGCATCTGCTCCCGCTGGCGGATCGGGTGCTGGCCGAGACCACGCCGGAGGTGCTGGCGGGCCACGATGTGGTGTTCCTGGGGTTGCCGCACGGGCAGTCGGCGGCGGTCGCGCGGCTGTTGCCCGAGTCGACGGTGATCATCGACTGCGGCGCCGATTTCCGGCTCACCGACGCCGCGGCCTGGGAGAAGTACTACAAATCCGAACATGCGGGCAGTTGGCCGTACGGGTTGCCGGAGCTGCCGGGCGGGCGGGATCGGCTGCGCGGCGCCACCCGGATCGCGGTGCCGGGGTGCTATCCGACCGTCTCGAGCCTGGCGCTGGCGCCGGCCGTGGCGGCGGGCCTCGTCGAGCCGGCGGTGACCGTGGTCGCGGTCAGCGGCACCTCGGGGGCCGGGCGCAAGCTCGACGTGGGGCTGCTCGGCTCGGAGGTCATGGGTTCGGCCCGCGCCTACAGCATCGCGGGCGCGCACCGGCACACGCCGGAGATCGCACAGAATCTGAAGCTGGCCGCGGCCAGCGGCGGGGCCGAGACCGATATCGCCGTCTCGTTCACCCCGGTGCTGGCGCCGATGCCGCGCGGCATCCTCGCCACCTGCACCGCGGCGCTGCGCCCGGGGGTGGACGCCGCGCAGGCGCGTGCCGTATACGAAAAAGCCTATGCCGATGAGCCTTTCATCCATCTCCTACCGGAAGGCGTACTGCCGCAGACCGGTTCGGTGCTCGGCTCCAACGCGATCACGCTGCAGGTGGCCGTCGACGCCGACGCCGGGCAGCTGGTGGTGATCGGCGCTGTCGACAATCTGACCAAGGGCACCGCGGGCGCCGCGGTGCAGTCCATGAATCTGGCGCTCGGTTTCGACGAGACCGCCGGACTGACCACCGTAGGAGTGGCCCCGTGA
- a CDS encoding arginine repressor, with the protein MTDKAGPVIARTRAGRQQRIVELLTAHAVRSQTELASLLSAEGIETTQATLSRDLDELGAVKLRAADGGAGIYVVPEDGSPVRGVIGGTDRLSKLLGDLLVSTDHSGNIAVLRTPPGAAHYLASALDRAALAEVVGTIAGDDTVAVIAREPMTGAELAAKIEQLA; encoded by the coding sequence GTGACGGACAAGGCCGGCCCGGTCATCGCTCGCACCCGTGCCGGCCGCCAGCAGCGCATCGTCGAACTGCTGACCGCACACGCGGTCCGCAGTCAGACCGAGCTGGCATCGCTGCTGTCCGCGGAGGGTATCGAGACCACCCAGGCCACGCTGTCGCGTGATCTGGACGAACTGGGCGCGGTGAAGTTGCGCGCGGCCGACGGCGGCGCCGGCATCTACGTGGTGCCGGAGGACGGCAGTCCGGTCCGCGGCGTCATCGGCGGCACCGACCGGCTGTCGAAACTGCTCGGCGACCTGCTGGTCTCCACCGATCACAGCGGTAACATCGCCGTGCTGCGCACCCCGCCCGGCGCCGCCCACTATCTGGCCAGCGCGCTGGACCGGGCGGCGCTGGCCGAGGTGGTCGGCACCATCGCGGGCGACGACACCGTCGCGGTCATCGCCCGCGAGCCGATGACCGGCGCCGAACTGGCCGCGAAGATCGAACAGCTGGCCTGA
- the argJ gene encoding bifunctional glutamate N-acetyltransferase/amino-acid acetyltransferase ArgJ produces MSAAEIAGGTLLRTQGVTAPLGFRAAGLAAGIKKSGKPDLALVFSEGPEYAAAGVFTSNQVKAAPVRWSQQVLTGGRLRAVILNSGGANACTGPGGFQDTHATAEELAKALSNWGTDTGAGEIAVCSTGLIGDRLPMDKLLPACTEIVREMGGGLSGGAEAAQAIMTTDTVPKQAAFHHPAKWNVGGMAKGAGMLAPALATMLVVLTTDAVATPQQLDRALRNATRLTFDRLDVDGSCSTNDTVLLLANGASAVTPSQEELDAAVLALCDDLAAQLMADAEGVTKRVRVTVAGAISEEEALTAARAIARDSLVKCAFFGSDPNWGRVLAAVGIAPITLDPDRIQVSFNGNPVCVDSTGAPGAREVDLSGPDIHVEVELGLGQGTATVRTTDLSYGYVEENSAYSS; encoded by the coding sequence GTGAGCGCCGCCGAGATCGCCGGCGGCACCCTGCTGCGCACCCAGGGCGTCACGGCTCCGCTCGGCTTCCGCGCCGCCGGACTCGCCGCGGGCATCAAGAAGAGCGGAAAGCCCGATCTGGCACTGGTTTTCAGCGAGGGCCCGGAATACGCGGCGGCGGGCGTGTTCACCAGCAACCAGGTGAAGGCCGCGCCGGTGCGGTGGTCGCAGCAGGTGCTCACCGGGGGCCGGTTGCGCGCGGTGATCCTGAATTCCGGTGGCGCCAACGCCTGTACCGGTCCGGGCGGCTTCCAGGACACCCACGCCACCGCCGAGGAGCTCGCGAAGGCGTTGAGCAACTGGGGAACCGACACCGGCGCGGGCGAGATCGCGGTCTGCTCGACCGGTCTGATCGGCGACCGGCTGCCGATGGACAAACTGCTGCCCGCGTGCACCGAGATCGTCCGCGAGATGGGCGGCGGCCTGTCCGGCGGAGCCGAAGCGGCACAGGCGATCATGACCACCGACACCGTCCCGAAGCAGGCCGCCTTCCACCATCCGGCCAAGTGGAACGTGGGCGGTATGGCCAAGGGCGCGGGCATGCTGGCGCCGGCGCTGGCGACCATGCTGGTGGTGCTCACCACCGATGCCGTGGCGACCCCGCAGCAGCTGGATCGGGCGCTGCGCAACGCGACCCGGCTGACCTTCGACCGGCTCGACGTCGACGGCTCCTGCTCCACCAACGACACCGTGCTGCTGCTGGCCAACGGCGCGAGCGCGGTCACGCCGTCGCAGGAGGAGCTCGACGCGGCGGTGCTGGCGCTGTGCGACGACCTCGCCGCGCAGCTGATGGCCGACGCCGAGGGTGTCACCAAGCGGGTGCGCGTCACCGTCGCCGGTGCGATCAGCGAGGAGGAGGCGCTCACCGCCGCCCGCGCGATCGCCCGCGACTCGCTGGTCAAGTGCGCCTTCTTCGGCTCCGACCCGAACTGGGGCCGAGTGCTCGCCGCGGTCGGCATCGCGCCGATCACCCTGGATCCGGATCGGATCCAGGTGTCGTTCAACGGAAATCCGGTGTGCGTGGACAGCACCGGCGCGCCCGGCGCCCGCGAGGTGGACCTGTCCGGGCCGGATATCCACGTCGAGGTCGAACTGGGCCTGGGCCAGGGCACCGCCACCGTCCGCACCACCGATCTCTCCTACGGCTACGTCGAAGAGAATTCGGCCTACAGCTCATGA
- a CDS encoding oxaloacetate decarboxylase yields MTAAERRSGLRGLLGTGELITAPGVFDGLSASLVRRVGFPAAYLTGAGVAAAGFGLPDIGLVTATEMAERARMLTGVLGTVPLIADADTGYGAPLNVIRTVREYEAAGVAAIQLEDQAFPKKCGHLPDKELVRPEQFLAKLGAALDARRDPDLLVIARTDARGPLGLDAAIERANAYAAAGADVIFVEAPQDAAEIERIAREVSAPKLINLVIGGLTPLESADRLRELGYAIAIHPSAALGAAAYGMLTALAGLAGRDPALLAPSGPAEFFELVGLAEWSALGERHPTEGITQPWP; encoded by the coding sequence GTGACCGCGGCCGAGCGCCGCAGCGGCCTGCGCGGCCTGCTCGGTACCGGTGAATTGATCACCGCCCCCGGCGTTTTCGACGGCCTGTCGGCCTCGCTGGTGCGCCGCGTCGGATTTCCCGCGGCCTACCTCACCGGCGCCGGGGTGGCCGCCGCCGGATTCGGGCTGCCCGATATCGGCCTGGTCACCGCGACCGAGATGGCCGAGCGGGCCCGGATGCTGACCGGGGTGCTCGGGACGGTGCCGCTGATCGCCGACGCCGACACCGGATACGGCGCGCCGCTCAACGTGATTCGCACCGTCCGGGAGTACGAGGCGGCGGGGGTCGCGGCGATCCAGTTGGAGGATCAGGCCTTTCCGAAGAAGTGCGGGCACCTGCCGGACAAGGAACTCGTGCGACCGGAGCAGTTCCTCGCCAAACTCGGTGCGGCACTGGACGCCCGCCGCGATCCGGATCTGCTGGTGATCGCCCGCACCGACGCCCGCGGCCCGCTGGGCCTGGACGCGGCGATCGAACGCGCCAACGCCTACGCCGCGGCCGGGGCCGACGTGATCTTCGTGGAGGCCCCGCAGGACGCGGCCGAGATCGAGCGGATCGCGCGGGAAGTGTCCGCGCCCAAGCTGATCAACCTGGTGATCGGCGGGCTGACCCCGCTCGAATCCGCGGACCGGCTGCGCGAACTCGGCTATGCGATCGCCATCCACCCGTCGGCCGCGCTGGGTGCGGCCGCGTACGGCATGCTGACCGCGCTCGCCGGTCTGGCCGGCCGCGATCCCGCCCTGCTGGCCCCGTCCGGGCCGGCGGAATTCTTCGAACTGGTCGGGCTGGCCGAATGGTCCGCGCTCGGCGAGCGGCACCCCACGGAAGGAATCACCCAGCCATGGCCATGA
- a CDS encoding acetylornithine transaminase, with amino-acid sequence MTEREATTEQNGTTPGTATQDLRRRWSSVLMNNYGTPQIALVRGEGAVVEDADGKRYLDFLGGIAVNSLGHGHPAILAAVTEQLGTLGHVSNLYASEPAIRLAEQLVARFGDGHGRAFFCNSGTEANEAAFKIARLTGRHRIIACEEAFHGRTMGALALTGQAAKRAPFEPMPPGVQHIPYGDAAALAAAVDDDTAAVFLEPILGESGVVVPPPDYLATARAITADRGALLILDEVQTGIGRTGHFYAHQAAGIVPDVITLAKGLGGGLPIGAVLAQGRAADLLTPGLHGTTFGGNPVCAAAALAVLRTIDETGLLAHVETVGKTIVDGIAELDHPLVDHVRGAGLLIGIRLAEPLSAQVEQFARAAGYLVNPAKPDVVRLAPPLVLTEDQAHAFLTDLPAILDAAAEAKGSK; translated from the coding sequence ATGACCGAACGCGAAGCCACGACCGAACAGAACGGGACCACACCGGGTACGGCCACGCAGGATCTCCGGCGCCGCTGGTCGTCGGTCCTGATGAACAACTACGGCACCCCGCAGATCGCGCTGGTGCGCGGCGAGGGCGCGGTGGTCGAGGACGCCGACGGCAAGCGTTACCTGGACTTCCTGGGTGGTATCGCGGTCAACAGCCTGGGCCACGGACATCCGGCGATCCTGGCGGCGGTCACCGAACAGCTCGGCACGCTGGGCCACGTCTCCAATCTGTACGCGAGCGAACCGGCGATCCGGCTCGCCGAACAGCTGGTGGCGCGCTTCGGCGACGGGCACGGGCGGGCCTTCTTCTGCAACTCCGGCACCGAGGCCAACGAGGCCGCGTTCAAGATCGCGCGACTGACCGGACGGCACCGGATCATCGCGTGCGAGGAGGCCTTCCACGGCCGCACCATGGGTGCGCTGGCGCTGACCGGACAGGCCGCCAAGCGCGCCCCCTTCGAACCGATGCCCCCCGGCGTGCAACACATTCCGTACGGCGACGCGGCGGCGCTGGCCGCCGCCGTCGACGACGACACCGCGGCGGTGTTCCTGGAACCGATCCTCGGCGAGAGCGGCGTGGTGGTGCCGCCGCCGGACTATCTGGCCACCGCGCGCGCGATCACCGCCGACCGCGGCGCGCTGCTGATCCTCGACGAGGTGCAGACCGGGATCGGCCGCACCGGCCACTTCTACGCCCATCAGGCGGCCGGCATCGTGCCGGACGTGATCACCCTGGCCAAGGGTCTCGGCGGCGGGCTGCCGATCGGCGCGGTCCTGGCCCAGGGCCGCGCCGCCGATCTGCTCACCCCCGGCCTGCACGGCACCACGTTCGGCGGCAATCCGGTGTGCGCGGCGGCCGCGCTGGCGGTACTGCGCACCATCGACGAGACCGGCCTGCTGGCCCATGTCGAGACGGTCGGCAAGACGATCGTCGACGGCATCGCCGAGCTGGACCATCCGCTGGTCGATCACGTGCGCGGCGCCGGACTGCTGATCGGAATCCGCCTGGCCGAACCGCTTTCGGCGCAGGTCGAGCAATTCGCCCGGGCCGCGGGCTATCTGGTGAATCCGGCCAAACCCGATGTGGTCCGGCTGGCGCCGCCGCTGGTGCTGACCGAGGATCAGGCGCACGCATTCCTCACCGACCTGCCCGCAATACTGGACGCTGCCGCCGAGGCGAAGGGATCGAAGTGA
- a CDS encoding 3-isopropylmalate dehydratase — protein MTGRTWVFGDALNTDAMYPAHAMKLEIPEAARYVFHEIRPGWTDLVEPGDIVVAGRNFGVGSSRPVAALLLQLGVGALLAEEFNSLFFRNAINAGLPALTVPDVTGMFRDGDLAAIDPAVGVCRNETTGAVAHTAPLPPLIREILTSGGLLARLADQGYLPAHLAPALRSPAARAATGSGD, from the coding sequence ATCACCGGCCGGACCTGGGTTTTCGGCGACGCGCTGAACACCGACGCGATGTACCCGGCACATGCGATGAAACTGGAGATCCCCGAGGCCGCGCGGTATGTCTTCCACGAGATCCGGCCCGGCTGGACCGATCTCGTCGAACCCGGCGATATCGTGGTGGCGGGCAGGAACTTCGGCGTCGGCTCCTCGCGTCCGGTGGCCGCGCTGCTGCTGCAACTGGGGGTGGGCGCACTGCTCGCGGAGGAGTTCAATTCGCTGTTCTTCCGCAACGCGATCAACGCCGGACTGCCCGCGCTCACGGTCCCGGACGTCACCGGGATGTTCCGCGACGGCGACCTGGCCGCGATCGACCCGGCCGTCGGCGTCTGCCGCAACGAGACCACCGGGGCCGTCGCGCACACCGCGCCGCTGCCGCCCCTGATCCGTGAAATCCTCACCAGCGGTGGGCTGCTCGCGCGGCTGGCCGACCAGGGCTACCTGCCGGCGCATCTGGCGCCGGCCCTGCGCAGCCCGGCGGCGCGGGCGGCCACCGGATCGGGCGACTGA
- the argF gene encoding ornithine carbamoyltransferase: protein MTIRHFLRDDDLTPAEQAEVLTLATTLKAAPFSRRPLEGPRGVGVIFEKNSTRTRFSFEMGIAQLGGHAVVVDGRVTQLGREETLADTGRVLSRYVDAIVWRTFEQQRLDEMASAATVPVINALSDEFHPCQVLADLLTLKERKGELAGRRLTYLGDGANNMAHSLLLGGVTAGLHVTIAAPSGFEPADWIREDAQKRAAETGATVTVTDDPIAAAAGADALVTDAWTSMNQEGDGLDRVGPFRRFQLNEELLALAKPDAVVLHCLPAHRNEEITDAVLDGPHSAVWDEAENRLHAQKALLAWLLERRSEEEHR, encoded by the coding sequence GTGACCATCCGGCATTTCCTGCGCGACGACGACCTCACACCTGCCGAACAGGCCGAGGTACTCACGCTGGCAACGACTTTGAAGGCCGCACCGTTCTCCCGGCGCCCGCTCGAGGGCCCGCGCGGCGTGGGCGTCATCTTCGAGAAGAACTCCACCCGCACCCGGTTCTCGTTCGAGATGGGCATCGCGCAACTGGGCGGGCACGCGGTGGTCGTCGACGGCCGCGTGACCCAGCTGGGCCGCGAGGAGACCCTCGCCGACACCGGCCGCGTGCTGTCCCGCTATGTCGACGCGATCGTGTGGCGCACCTTCGAACAGCAGCGACTGGACGAGATGGCCTCGGCGGCAACGGTTCCGGTGATCAACGCGCTGTCCGACGAATTCCATCCCTGCCAGGTGCTGGCCGATCTGCTGACCCTGAAGGAGCGCAAGGGTGAGCTGGCCGGCCGCCGGCTCACCTACCTCGGCGACGGCGCCAACAATATGGCGCATTCGCTGCTGCTCGGCGGCGTGACCGCCGGGTTGCACGTGACCATCGCCGCCCCATCGGGTTTCGAGCCGGCCGATTGGATCCGCGAGGACGCGCAGAAGCGGGCCGCCGAGACCGGCGCGACCGTCACCGTCACCGACGACCCGATCGCCGCCGCGGCCGGCGCCGACGCCCTGGTCACCGACGCGTGGACGTCGATGAATCAGGAGGGCGACGGGCTCGACCGGGTGGGGCCGTTCCGGCGCTTCCAGCTGAACGAGGAGCTGCTCGCCCTGGCGAAGCCGGATGCCGTTGTGCTGCACTGCCTTCCGGCCCACCGCAACGAGGAGATCACCGACGCGGTGCTGGACGGTCCGCACAGTGCGGTCTGGGACGAGGCGGAGAACCGGCTGCACGCGCAGAAGGCGCTGCTGGCCTGGTTGCTGGAGCGACGCTCGGAGGAGGAGCACCGGTGA
- the argB gene encoding acetylglutamate kinase, producing the protein MTATVTPALSALDKAHVLAGALPWLQKFRDKIVVVKYGGNAMIDEQLKQAFAADMAFLRTVGVHPVVVHGGGPQINAMLAKLGLRGEFRGGFRVTTPEVMDVVRMVLFGQVGRELVGLINQHGPYAVGISGEDARLFTATRRTVDVDGVATDIGLVGDVTSVNPDAVLDLVRAGRIPVVSTIAPDADGVVHNINADTAAAALAEGIGAEKLVVLTDVEGLYTNWPDRSSLTTHIATADLAALLPSLDAGMVPKMEACLRAVLGGVPSAHVIDGRVPHAVLLELFTGEGIGTMVTPTAAAAETTTETAVP; encoded by the coding sequence ATGACCGCGACCGTCACGCCGGCGCTGTCGGCGCTGGACAAGGCGCACGTCCTGGCGGGCGCGCTGCCGTGGCTGCAGAAGTTCCGCGACAAGATCGTGGTGGTCAAGTACGGCGGCAACGCCATGATCGACGAACAGCTGAAGCAGGCGTTCGCCGCCGATATGGCCTTCCTGCGGACGGTCGGCGTGCACCCGGTGGTGGTGCACGGCGGCGGGCCGCAGATCAACGCCATGCTCGCGAAACTCGGTCTGCGGGGCGAATTCCGGGGCGGTTTCCGGGTCACCACCCCCGAGGTGATGGATGTGGTGCGGATGGTGCTGTTCGGTCAGGTCGGCCGCGAACTGGTCGGACTGATCAACCAGCACGGCCCGTACGCGGTCGGCATCTCCGGTGAGGACGCGCGGCTGTTCACCGCCACCCGCCGCACGGTCGACGTGGACGGCGTCGCCACCGATATCGGCCTGGTCGGCGACGTCACCTCGGTGAATCCCGACGCGGTGCTGGATCTCGTTCGGGCCGGGCGCATTCCGGTGGTGTCGACGATCGCGCCGGACGCGGACGGCGTGGTACACAACATCAATGCCGACACCGCCGCCGCGGCACTGGCCGAGGGCATCGGCGCGGAGAAGCTGGTGGTGCTCACGGATGTCGAAGGCCTGTACACGAATTGGCCGGATCGATCGTCGCTGACCACCCACATCGCCACCGCGGATCTGGCGGCGTTGCTGCCGAGCCTCGACGCGGGCATGGTGCCCAAGATGGAGGCCTGCCTGCGCGCGGTACTCGGCGGCGTGCCGAGCGCGCACGTGATCGACGGCCGCGTCCCCCACGCGGTCCTGCTGGAACTGTTCACCGGGGAGGGGATCGGCACGATGGTGACCCCCACCGCGGCGGCAGCGGAAACCACGACGGAAACGGCGGTGCCATGA
- a CDS encoding MmgE/PrpD family protein: MTVRMSEATSTGVTVPLARWVEGLTAAAIPERVRSRAAHLLLDGVACGLVGAQLPWSRVATRSVLDLEGAGEAAVIGTGLTTSGPAAVLLNSTYIQGFELDDFHPLAPLHSTALILPVLLATAGHRGGVSGAAALTAAVAGFEVGPRVGLALHGAQMLSRGWHSGPVFGTHTAAATAGKLRGLDAGRLEDAFGMAGTQSAGLMAAQYEAMSKRMQHGFAARNGYYAAGLAAGGYSGIKQVFDRPYGGYLAVFGEGHDPDASQIVAGLGEGWHTELIMVKTHAAQGGLHGTIQAVLELRAAYDIDPDTVSRLEIRVGHTVYRHGWWPPQRPLTSVGAQMNLGYAAAVALLDGQVLPPQFTAARLDADDVWRLLGTVAVKLDEEIQNGPPAQRFATEVTITTTDGTVRHRRIEQPHGGPADPVTDDEIVAKYRALVGPLLPAARLDAIQAAVLGLDRLADLRELTALLAPPVGGALDPAEVPS, translated from the coding sequence TTGACTGTCCGCATGAGCGAAGCGACGAGCACCGGGGTCACGGTGCCGCTGGCCCGCTGGGTCGAGGGGCTGACCGCGGCGGCGATACCGGAACGGGTGCGGAGCCGCGCCGCGCACCTGCTGCTGGACGGGGTCGCCTGCGGGCTGGTGGGGGCCCAGCTGCCCTGGTCGCGGGTCGCCACCCGGTCGGTGCTGGATCTGGAGGGCGCGGGGGAGGCCGCGGTGATCGGGACCGGTCTCACCACCTCCGGCCCGGCCGCGGTGCTGCTGAACAGCACCTACATCCAGGGCTTCGAACTCGACGACTTCCATCCGCTGGCCCCGCTGCACAGCACCGCGCTGATCCTGCCCGTCCTGCTGGCCACGGCCGGGCATCGCGGCGGCGTCTCGGGTGCGGCCGCACTGACCGCCGCGGTCGCCGGATTCGAGGTGGGACCGCGGGTCGGGCTGGCGCTGCACGGCGCCCAGATGCTCTCGCGCGGTTGGCATTCCGGGCCGGTGTTCGGCACCCACACCGCGGCGGCGACCGCGGGGAAGCTGCGCGGGCTCGACGCCGGTCGGCTGGAGGACGCGTTCGGGATGGCCGGAACCCAATCGGCCGGGCTGATGGCCGCCCAGTACGAGGCGATGTCCAAGCGGATGCAGCACGGATTCGCCGCGCGCAACGGCTACTACGCCGCGGGGCTGGCCGCCGGCGGGTACAGCGGGATCAAACAGGTCTTCGACCGGCCCTACGGCGGATATCTTGCGGTGTTCGGCGAGGGCCACGATCCGGACGCGTCGCAGATCGTCGCGGGGCTCGGCGAAGGCTGGCACACCGAGCTGATCATGGTGAAAACCCATGCGGCGCAAGGCGGTCTGCACGGCACGATCCAGGCCGTGCTGGAACTGCGCGCTGCGTACGACATCGACCCGGACACGGTGTCGCGGCTGGAGATCCGGGTCGGGCACACCGTCTACCGGCACGGCTGGTGGCCGCCGCAGCGGCCGCTGACCTCGGTGGGCGCGCAGATGAATCTCGGCTACGCGGCGGCGGTGGCGCTGCTCGACGGGCAGGTGCTGCCACCGCAGTTCACCGCGGCCCGACTCGACGCCGACGACGTCTGGCGGCTGCTCGGCACGGTGGCGGTGAAGCTGGACGAGGAGATCCAGAACGGCCCGCCGGCACAGCGTTTCGCCACCGAGGTGACCATCACCACGACCGACGGCACCGTGCGGCACCGGCGGATCGAGCAGCCCCACGGCGGCCCGGCGGATCCGGTGACCGACGACGAGATCGTCGCCAAATACCGTGCGCTGGTGGGCCCCCTGCTGCCCGCCGCGCGGCTGGACGCGATCCAGGCGGCGGTGCTCGGACTCGACCGGCTCGCCGACCTGCGCGAGCTCACCGCACTGCTGGCCCCGCCGGTCGGTGGCGCACTGGATCCGGCGGAGGTCCCGTCGTGA
- a CDS encoding aconitase/3-isopropylmalate dehydratase large subunit family protein, which translates to MAMTMIENLLARKAGVPLVRPGDTVIVEVDMCVLIDLQFATSWIQPARIHDPAKVAVVMDHAVPAPTAKDAAGGPKARKFVADFGIENFYDVGRHGICHQVIAENGLARPGEVLTCTDSHTCAGGAYNTAARGLGPAEVFSILCTGHTWFQVAPTIRYELEGELPQGINGKDVFLYLAARYGDATNSNLEFGGPGLASVPIEDRRTIATQAAEISADFATFGVDDRLREHLSERGIDDYAAAAADPGAAYLDVRTLDLSALEPYVARPGTVSRNGVPVSQIESRRIDQAFIGSCANGQLSDLRVAAQILRGRTVAPGVRLLVTPASQQVYREAMRLGYLQILADAGAVVTNSTCGACFGYHMGVVGPGEVCLTSSTRNFTGRMGSPDADIYLASPATVAASAVTGRITDPRSVTA; encoded by the coding sequence ATGGCCATGACCATGATCGAGAATCTGCTGGCCCGCAAGGCCGGTGTGCCACTGGTACGGCCGGGCGATACGGTGATCGTCGAGGTCGACATGTGTGTCCTGATCGACCTGCAGTTCGCCACCTCCTGGATCCAGCCCGCCCGCATCCACGATCCGGCGAAGGTCGCGGTGGTCATGGACCACGCGGTCCCGGCGCCCACCGCGAAGGATGCCGCCGGTGGCCCGAAGGCCCGGAAGTTCGTGGCGGACTTCGGGATCGAGAACTTCTACGATGTCGGGCGGCACGGCATCTGCCATCAGGTGATCGCCGAGAACGGACTGGCCCGGCCCGGCGAGGTGCTCACCTGCACCGATTCCCACACCTGCGCCGGCGGCGCCTACAACACCGCCGCCCGCGGACTCGGTCCCGCCGAGGTGTTCTCGATCCTGTGCACCGGGCACACCTGGTTCCAGGTCGCGCCCACCATCCGGTACGAGCTGGAAGGTGAACTGCCCCAGGGGATCAACGGCAAGGACGTCTTCCTGTACCTGGCCGCGCGGTACGGCGACGCCACCAACTCCAATCTGGAGTTCGGCGGGCCGGGGCTGGCGAGCGTGCCGATCGAGGACCGGCGCACCATCGCGACCCAGGCCGCCGAGATCTCCGCGGATTTCGCCACCTTCGGCGTCGACGATCGGTTGCGGGAACACCTGTCCGAGCGCGGCATCGACGACTACGCCGCGGCGGCGGCCGATCCCGGCGCCGCATACCTCGACGTGCGCACCCTGGACCTGTCGGCCCTGGAGCCGTACGTCGCGCGGCCGGGCACGGTGAGCCGCAACGGCGTACCGGTCTCGCAGATCGAATCCCGGCGCATCGACCAGGCTTTCATCGGATCCTGCGCCAACGGCCAGTTGTCGGATCTGCGGGTCGCCGCGCAGATCCTGCGCGGGCGGACCGTGGCGCCCGGGGTGCGGCTGCTGGTCACGCCGGCCTCGCAGCAGGTGTATCGGGAGGCGATGCGACTGGGTTATCTGCAGATTCTCGCCGATGCCGGTGCGGTGGTGACGAATTCGACCTGCGGCGCCTGCTTCGGTTACCACATGGGTGTCGTCGGTCCGGGCGAGGTGTGCCTGACGTCGAGCACCCGCAACTTCACCGGCCGGATGGGCAGTCCCGACGCCGACATCTACCTCGCCTCCCCGGCGACCGTCGCCGCCTCCGCCGTCACCGGCCGCATCACCGACCCGAGGAGTGTGACCGCATGA